In Mercurialis annua linkage group LG5, ddMerAnnu1.2, whole genome shotgun sequence, a single genomic region encodes these proteins:
- the LOC126681508 gene encoding uncharacterized protein LOC126681508, translated as MTIASNIKTSLPKPVNAKDYLQVIEDQFKTADKSLAGKLMANLTTMKFDGTLSMHDHVIEMTNLAAKLKNLGIMVEDSFLVQFILNSLPSQYEPFQIHYNAIKKRWTVNELANKLVQEEGRLNQQGITQAIKEHHPK; from the exons ATGACAATTGCTAGCAACATAAAAACTTCCTTACCTAAACCGGTAAATGCTAAGGATTATTTACAAGTAATAGAAGATCAGTTTAAGACTGCAGACAAATCCCTTGCAGGGAAACTTATGGCAAATCTTACAACCATGAAGTTTGATGGCACACTCTCAATGCATGATCATGTCATTGAGATGACGAACCTTGCGGCAAAGCTAAAGAATTTAGGAATAATGGTGGAAGATTCTTTTCTCGTTCAGTTTATCCTAAATTCTTTGCCTTCTCAGTATGAACCTTTCCAAATTCATTACAACGCCATTAAGAAAAGATGGACGGTGAATGAGTTGGCTAATAAATTGGTTCAAGAAGAGGGTAGGCTAAACCAACAAG GCATAACTCAAGCCATAAAAGAGCACCACCCAAAATGA